The DNA window GCCCGTCATTGTCGCAAAGCACAACGAGAGGGAACACCCCGCCGACCCTGAGTCCGTATCACGCGTTCACATATCCCATGAAGTCGGCTGTGGAATCATCGGGCCGATGGTGGCGGGAGTCGAGGGAGGGCCAAGCATGTCTTCTGTCAGCCCGGGTCGGAGCGATGCGGCGTCCATGGCTGTCCCCGGCGTTGCAAGCCTGTCATCGGCTGCTCCGGCGAAGCTTGCCGCTGCGGTGGCCGGCATGGACCATGCGGCGGTGGAGGCGGTCTGCCAGTGGTTGCTGCAACGGGAGTGTCTGAAGCCGCTGGATCTGCAGCGGGCCCGGCGCCTGCTGCAGCCGACCGACGGCAGCCTGACCGGCTTGCTGGTACGCCTCGGCATGGTTTCTGAACGGGACGTGGCCGAGGCCTGGGCCGAGCAGCTGGGAGTACCGCTGCTGGTCGCCGCCAGCGTGGCCGAGCTGCCTCCGCCGTCGCTGGAGCTTTCGCCGCGATTCCTGAAGTTCCAGCAGGCCGTGCCGATTCAATGCGCTGATGGCCAGTTGGCGGTGGCGCTGGCTGATCCGGCCGATCGCTATCCGCTGCATGCCATCGCCTTGGCCGCGGGTCGCCCGGTGGCCTTGTGGGTGGGCCTGCGTTCGGAGATCGAGGCATTGATCGAGCGGGGCTACGGCAGTGGTCGTTCGGCGATGGGAACCATCGTCGAGCATCTCGACGAGGCAGGGCACGCCGAAGATGATGTCGAGCATCTGCGGGATCTCGCTTCCGAAGCGCCCGTGATCAGGCTGGTCAATCTGTTGCTGCAGCGTGCGGTCGAACAACGGGCCTCGGATGTCCATATCGAGCCCTATGATGCCACGTTGAAAGTACGCTACCGGATCGACGGCGTGCTTCACGACGTGGAGTCGCCTCCGGCCAGTTCGACCGCGGCGGTGATCAGCCGGATCAAGATCATGGCCAGAATGAACATCGCCGAGCGTCGCCTGCCGCAGGATGGCCGCATCGTGCTGAGGGTCCAGGGCCGCGAGCTGGACGTGCGGGTCTCCACGGTGCCCACCGGGTTCGGCGAGTCGGTGGTGATGCGCCTGCTGGACCGGCAGTCGGTGGTGCTGGATTTTGCCCATCTTGGATTTGATGCCGACTTCGAGGCACGTCTGCTGGAGGTGCTGAAGCGACCGCACGGCATCGTTCTGGCGACCGGACCCACCGGCTCGGGCAAGACCACCACTTTGTATACGGCACTGGCCGGACTCAATACCGACGAGGTGAAGATCATCACGGTCGAGGACCCGGTGGAATACCAGTTGAAAGGCATCAACCAGATTCAGGTCAAACCGCAGATCGGCCTGGATTTCGCCACTGCGCTGCGCTCCATCCTGCGTCAGGATCCCGACATTCTGATGGTCGGTGAGATGCGCGATCTGGAGACCTGCCGCATCGCGATCCAGTCCGCCCTCACCGGGCACCGGGTATTGTCCACCCTGCATACCAATCACGCGGCCGGTGGCATCACCCGCTTGCTGGACATGGGCGTCGAGGATTATCTGCTGGCCTCGACGGTCAATGCCTTGCTGGCGCAGCGGCTGGTGCGCCGACTGGATCCCGAGCTGGCGATTCCCTACCAGCCCTCTTCGGAACTGATCGAGCGCTTTGAGCTGGATCGTCATGCGGCGGGCGCTCCGCTGCAGTTGTGGCGGCCCGGCAGCAGTGCTGCCAATCCGACCGGTTTTCGGGGCCGTTGCGCCATTGTCGAGCTGCTGGTGATGGAGGCGCCGATCCAGCGACTGGTGATGCAGCATGCCGGTGAACAACAGCTTGAGGCGGCCGCCAGGTCTGCCGGCATGCGGACCATGTATGAAGACGGCATCGGCAAGGCTTTGCGGGGTCTGACAACCCTTGAGGAGGTGCTTCGTGTCACTCATATGGCCGCCTGACCGTCCATCCTTATCTTTCCGTTCCGTGCCCGCCTTGCGTCATGGCCGGGGGGCGTGGCGGGTGGTCATCCGATGAGCCGGTTCAGTTATTCGGCACTGAGCCAGCAGGGCGAGGCTCTGCAGGGTTGGCTGGAGGCGGCCAGCGAAGCCGAGGTGGTCCACCGGCTGCAGGAGCAGGGCCATATTCCTCTGGCAGCCGTCATCGCCGAACCTGGGGCAGGGGCGGGCCTGTGGCAGCGCCTGCGGCGGCGGCATGAGTTGTCCGGAGCACAGATGCTGCTGTTCACCCAGCAACTGGCAACCCTGCTGGCGGCGGGCCAGCCACTGGACCGGGCCTTGGGGGTCTTGATCGAGCTGCGTGACGAGCGGGGCGGCCGGCGGCTCATCGAGCGGCTGCGCGTGCGGGTGCGCGGCGGTGAGCCGCTGTCGTTGGCGCTGGATGCTGAAAACGGAGTGTTTTCCCGTCTCTATGTCAGTCTGGTGCGGGCCGGCGAGGCCGGCGGTTCACTCGATGACAGTCTGCAACGTCTGGCCGGTTATCTGGAGCGATCCCAGACGCTGCGAGGGGACATCATCAATGCCTTGATCTACCCGGCGTTTCTGCTGGCCGGCGTGCTGGGCTCGCTGATCCTGCTGCTGTCCTGGGTCGTCCCGCAGTTCGTGCCGATCTTCGCCGACATGCAGGTACCGATTCCCTGGATCACTCGCCTGATCCTGGGGCTGGGGACGGCGCTGCGCGAGCTGGGCTGGCTGCTGCCGCCGATACTGATCGCGGCCCTGTTCGGCTGGCGGCACCGGATGCGCCAGCCCGGGCAGCGCCGTCGCTGGCATGCCTGGTGGCTGGGCCTGCGCGGCATCGGTCCCTTGTCCCTGAAGCTGGAGACGGCACGTCTCAGCCGCAGCCTGGGCGCCTTGCTGCATCATGGCGTGCCGTTGCTGGCCGGCTTGCAGGTGGCGGCCGGCGTCACGGCGAATCTGGCGCTGGCCGCGGCCCTGCAGCAAGTCATCGAAACGGTGCGCGATGGCGGCCGGTTGGGCACGGCGCTGGCCCAGACCGGACTGTTCCCGCCGCTGGCGGTGCAGATGGTGCAGGTCGGCGAAGAGGCCGGCCAACTGGATCGCCTGCTGCTGCAGGTCGCCGATACCTTCGATACCGAATCACGCCGCAGCATCGACCGGTTGCTGTCGGCGCTGGTGCCGACCCTGACCCTGGTCATGACCGTGCTGGTGGCCATCATCATGGCTGCCATCCTGTTGCCTCTGCTCAGCCTGACCAGCCATATCCAGTGACCCGTCCGGGAGTTGAACATGTTCCATTCACGCGGTTCCGACCTCCTGCATCCGCCTCGTGCCGGTCGGCCGGCGGCAGCCGGCTTCACCTTGCTGGAAATGCTGGCGGTGATCGTGCTGATCGGCATCGTCGGCACCGTGGTGGTGAGCCAGGTCGGACGCAATGTCGACAAGGGCAAGTACGGGGCGGGCAAGGCCCAGCTGGCGACGCTGGCCCAGGACGTCGAGGCCTATGCGCTGGACAACGGCAGCCCGCCGGCACAACTGCAGGACCTGCTGCAGCGCCCCCAGGGGGCGGTGAACTGGCAGGGGCCGTACGCCAGAGCCGGGGCCTTGCGTGATCCCTGGGGGCATGCGTTCGGCTACGCGTATCCGGGCGAGCATGGCAGTTACGATCTGGTCTTCTATGGCCAGGATGGCCAGCCCGGTGGCGAGGGATACAGCGCCGATGTCGGCAACTGGCAGTGAGTCCGCGGCCACCCTGCGGCGCGACCTGCAAAGGCCGCGACGATCTCCGGCGTCCGGCGTCCGGCTTCAGCCTGCTGGAGATGCTTTGCGTGGTATTGCTGATCGGGGTGATGGCAACGATGACGGCCGTTTCCGTGCAGCGCGGTCTGGGTGGCGCCCGTGCCCAGTCGGCGGCGGGGGAGCTGGCGGCAGCGCTGCGGCGGGCGCGGCTGCAAGCCGTGGTCGGTGGCCGGATCACCGATTTCCGGCTGGATCCGGCGCGCGCCAGCTATCGCATCGGCGACGCGGTCCCGGTGGTTCTGTCCGGGGACTTGCATCTTGGCATGCGCTATGCGCGAGAGGCCGTCGAGCCTGCGGCGACCGAAGCCGGCGGCATCCGTTTTTTCCCGGACGGCAGTTCCAGCGGCGGACGGGTCACCCTGCGGCAAGGCCGCCGGCAGTGGCGACTCGATGTTTCCTGGTTGACCGGTGCGGTCGCCATCAGTACCGCGACGGTGGAGCCATGACATGGGGCATGCGCAGCGCGGGTTCAGTCTGCTCGAGATGATCGCCGCGATCATGATCCTGGCTGTGGCCCTGACCGCCTTGCTGATGCTGGCCGGGCGCTCGCGGCAATTGCACCAGCAGGCCGCGGGGCAGATCGGGCGGATCCAGGAAGCGCGATCCTTGCTGGATGCCGCCTTCGCCGCCGGTCCGGCGCGGGCTGGCATCAGCCAGGGGACGCTGCAAGAGGGTGGACATTGGCGTCTGCAGACGACGCTGCTGGCTGATCGTGCGTCTGCGGCCGGTATTCGCCTTTACCGCCTGGATCTGCAGTTGACCTGGCGCGTGGCCGGACAGGCCCGCCATCAGCGATTTCATACCCTGCGCATCGCCCGGGTGCCCGCCTTGGAATCGGTACCATGAGCCGGCCCAAAGGGGCGGGACGCGTTCGGGCGGGAGGTTTCACCCTGCTGGAGGTCCTGTTGTCGATGCTGTTGCTGGCGGTACTGATGAGTGCCGTCTACGCCGCGCTCAGCGGTTCCCGCAAGCTGGTCCAGACGGGGCTGCGGCAGGCCCGTCGTGATGAAGAGATCTTCGCGACCCGGCAATTTCTGCGCCGCAGTCTGGCCCAGATCCGGACCGTGGCCATCCCGGACCCGGTATCAAGGCCGCCTGGATGGCTGCAAGGAGGCCCCCGGAAGCTGCGCTTTGTGGCACCGTCCGTGGCGGCACTGGGTGGTCGTGGTCTGCAGGTGCAGCAACTGCAACTGGTACAGATGGACGGCCGTTCCGGACGTCTGGAACTGCAGCTGGCGGATCTGCCCATGCACGGAGAGCCGCTGCATTGGCGACTGCCGCCGGAGGTGTTGCTGGATGGCATCAGTGGCGGCCATTTTGCTTACCGGGATGCGGATACGCCGGAGCGGGAGGGCGCCTGGCAGGGGCACTGGACCGTGCCAGGGCGATTGCCGCGGCTGATCGGCCTGCAACTGCAATTCAAGGACCGGCAGCCATGGCCGCCGCTGGATATTGCGCCACGGATCGATCCTGACCCGCTGCAGACACCGGATGCTTTCGATGGAGGCATGCCATGAACCGGGATCAGCGCGGATCGGCTTTGTTGGTGGTGTTGTGGGCCTGCACCCTGCTTGGCATTCTGGTCGGCAGTTATGCCTTGGTGGCGCGGGTCGAGGCCTTGCAGGCACGATACCAGCTGGCTCATGCACTGGCCCGTGACGTGGCCGAGTCGGCGCTGATCGAAACGATCTTCAGCTTGTTGCAGGCGCCAGATCCGGCCGCCCCGCTGCGTATCGATGGTGCCACCCGGCACCTGACCCGCGATGGTATGGACGTCCGCATTTCCGTGCGCGACGATCGAGGCAAGATCGACCTCAACCAGGCACCGGCCGGGTTGTTGCAGCGCTGGCTGATGCAGGCCGGTGTGAAGGATGCACGGAATGTGGCGGCGGCCTTGATCGCCTGGCGCAGCCCGATCCTGACGCTGGGCCAGCACCAGCGGCAGGATGCCAGGTATCGGGCTGCAGGAGCCGATTACGGGCCGCGCGGCGCGCCTTTTGCCAGTGTCGAGGAGCTGGGGCGCATTCCCGGACTGGGACCGGCGACGCTGAAGTTGATGCTGCCGGACGCCACGCTGTGGTCGGGCATGGCGATGCCGGTGCCGGAGCTGGCTTCGGCACGGGTGCTGGCGGCCTCCACGGGACTGGATCCAGCGGCTGCCCGCCAGACCTATCTGGCCAGGATCAGCCGGCCCATGGCGATATCTGCCGCGACGGCCTGGGGGACGGTGGAAAGTGTGGAGGTCAGTGCCGAAGCAGGGGACGGGGTGCGGGCGACGCTGGCCGCGACCGTACGACTGCAGGGATGGTCTGCAGATAGGGCTTATACGGTCCTGCGCTGGCAGGAGGATGGCATGCCATGAGCGCATCCATGGCGGAGCGATGGGCATCCGGCTGGCGTGGCCTGCTGCTGCGGTTGCCGGTCGGCTGGCGGCTGACGCTGGCCGAGGGCTGGCGGCAATGTGTGGCCGCCCTGCCGTCAGGACTGGGGCAGCTGTTGCGGGAAGGCAGGTTGCAGCTGGTATTGATACCGGCTGGTGAGTACTGGCAGTTGTTCGCCGCCGAGGGGAGGCAGTTGCTGGACCGCTGGCCGGATCGGTTGCCCGCCGAACTGCAGCGCCAGCATGTGCTTGCCGCGATGCAGGGCGTCGCCGTCGAAGACCGCCGATTGTGGCTGGGCCTGCCTGCCGGTTGCGGTCTGGTCAGAGAGCTGCAGCTGCCAACGGCCGCCCGTCACTCGCTGGTGAGGATCGCCCGATTTGAAATGGACCGTCAGACGCCGTTCCGTCCGGAGCAGGTGTATTTTGATATCCGGGAAGTGCCGGCCGCGACCGGATCGTCGTCCTTGCAGGCACGATTGGCGGTAGCGCCGAGGGCGCGGCTGGATGGCTGGCTGGCACGGCTGGCCGATCTGGGGCTGGCGCTGGACGGTGTGGACCTGCTTGAGGCCGACGGTCTTGCCGGTTTCAATCTGCTGCCGCCGCCGCGTCGTCCTGCCCATCCTCGTCCGCGCCGCCGGCTCAATGTGCGACTGGGTCTGTGCCTGCTGGCATTGCTGCTGGCGGTGGCCGGCCAGTGGCGTCACAACCGGCATCTCGCGCTGCTGGACATGCGGGCGGCGGTGGCGGCACAGCAGTTGCCGTTGCGGCAACTGGCCGAGCTGCAACGGGAAGGTCTCGAGCGTGGCCGTGCGGCCGGCTTTCTCGAACGGCGGCGGCAGCAGACGGTGCCGGTGGTTCAGGTGCTGGCCGAACTCAGTCGACGGCTGCCCGACGACACTTCGCTGCAGCGTCTCAGTATCGATGCCGACGGAAGGCTCAGCTTTCTCGGCCTGGCACCTCAGGCCGCGCATCTTGTCGATGTGCTGAAAGCCGCCAGCGATCTGGGTGAACCCGGGTTCCAGGGTACGATCCTGCGCGACCCCTTGTCCGGCAAGGAGCGTTTTTCGATGACGGCGCAATTGCATCGGCCAGCCCTGGAATCCCGGCCATGAGGCGCCGGCCGGAATGGCCGAAGCTGCCGGCGGCGCTGTGGCCGATCGGTCTGGGCTTGCTGCTGGCTGCATTGCTGTATGGCATCGGCCTGCATGGGTGGCTGGTGGCGCCGGCCTGGCGTGAGCGTCAGGAAATGGCCGCCCTGCGCCAGCAGCAGGCCACGAACGCGGCCCGACTGGCCTTGCGGCCTGAATGGCAGCGGCGCCTGGCGGGTCTGCAACGGCAGCCCTCGGAAGCCCGGGATTTTCTGCCGGATGACGACCCCAGTACGGCTTCGGCGGATCTGATGCAGCGGGTGGTGGCCAGCGTGGCCGCCCACGGCGGGCCGGCGGCCTGTGAAGTCACCCAGAAAATACCGGTCGCCATGGATCGGGAGGGGCAGGCGAGTTATCGCGAGGTCCGGGTCACGATCAATCTGCGTTGCGATCCGGCCGGTCTGGCAGCGGTGCTATATGACCTGGAATATGGACATCCCTATATTTACATCAGTGATTTCGTGATGTATCCGAATGCGCAGGCCTTCAACGACGCCGCCGATCCCCGCGCCGAAGTCCAGTTCACGGTGGCCGGTTTTCTGAGGGTGGCTGCCGCCGCTGCGAGCCCGGAGCCGGCGCCATGAATGCGGCGGGCGAACGGATGCTGACGCGGTGGCTGCTGGCTGGCGTGCTGCTGGCCGGGTTGGGGCTGCTGTGGCTGCTGGCCGGTGGCGATCGACGGGTGCACTGGAGTCCGCCAGGGCCCTTGCCTCCAATGCTGGCGCAGGCCGCCTCCGTACCGGCGGCGGCGGTGCCGGCGCTGTCCCGGTTTTCGGCG is part of the Frateuria aurantia DSM 6220 genome and encodes:
- a CDS encoding prepilin-type N-terminal cleavage/methylation domain-containing protein, which encodes MSRPKGAGRVRAGGFTLLEVLLSMLLLAVLMSAVYAALSGSRKLVQTGLRQARRDEEIFATRQFLRRSLAQIRTVAIPDPVSRPPGWLQGGPRKLRFVAPSVAALGGRGLQVQQLQLVQMDGRSGRLELQLADLPMHGEPLHWRLPPEVLLDGISGGHFAYRDADTPEREGAWQGHWTVPGRLPRLIGLQLQFKDRQPWPPLDIAPRIDPDPLQTPDAFDGGMP
- a CDS encoding general secretion pathway protein GspK, giving the protein MNRDQRGSALLVVLWACTLLGILVGSYALVARVEALQARYQLAHALARDVAESALIETIFSLLQAPDPAAPLRIDGATRHLTRDGMDVRISVRDDRGKIDLNQAPAGLLQRWLMQAGVKDARNVAAALIAWRSPILTLGQHQRQDARYRAAGADYGPRGAPFASVEELGRIPGLGPATLKLMLPDATLWSGMAMPVPELASARVLAASTGLDPAAARQTYLARISRPMAISAATAWGTVESVEVSAEAGDGVRATLAATVRLQGWSADRAYTVLRWQEDGMP
- the gspM gene encoding type II secretion system protein GspM encodes the protein MRRRPEWPKLPAALWPIGLGLLLAALLYGIGLHGWLVAPAWRERQEMAALRQQQATNAARLALRPEWQRRLAGLQRQPSEARDFLPDDDPSTASADLMQRVVASVAAHGGPAACEVTQKIPVAMDREGQASYREVRVTINLRCDPAGLAAVLYDLEYGHPYIYISDFVMYPNAQAFNDAADPRAEVQFTVAGFLRVAAAAASPEPAP
- a CDS encoding PilN domain-containing protein — translated: MSASMAERWASGWRGLLLRLPVGWRLTLAEGWRQCVAALPSGLGQLLREGRLQLVLIPAGEYWQLFAAEGRQLLDRWPDRLPAELQRQHVLAAMQGVAVEDRRLWLGLPAGCGLVRELQLPTAARHSLVRIARFEMDRQTPFRPEQVYFDIREVPAATGSSSLQARLAVAPRARLDGWLARLADLGLALDGVDLLEADGLAGFNLLPPPRRPAHPRPRRRLNVRLGLCLLALLLAVAGQWRHNRHLALLDMRAAVAAQQLPLRQLAELQREGLERGRAAGFLERRRQQTVPVVQVLAELSRRLPDDTSLQRLSIDADGRLSFLGLAPQAAHLVDVLKAASDLGEPGFQGTILRDPLSGKERFSMTAQLHRPALESRP
- the gspG gene encoding type II secretion system major pseudopilin GspG; its protein translation is MFHSRGSDLLHPPRAGRPAAAGFTLLEMLAVIVLIGIVGTVVVSQVGRNVDKGKYGAGKAQLATLAQDVEAYALDNGSPPAQLQDLLQRPQGAVNWQGPYARAGALRDPWGHAFGYAYPGEHGSYDLVFYGQDGQPGGEGYSADVGNWQ
- the gspE gene encoding type II secretion system ATPase GspE, whose protein sequence is MDHAAVEAVCQWLLQRECLKPLDLQRARRLLQPTDGSLTGLLVRLGMVSERDVAEAWAEQLGVPLLVAASVAELPPPSLELSPRFLKFQQAVPIQCADGQLAVALADPADRYPLHAIALAAGRPVALWVGLRSEIEALIERGYGSGRSAMGTIVEHLDEAGHAEDDVEHLRDLASEAPVIRLVNLLLQRAVEQRASDVHIEPYDATLKVRYRIDGVLHDVESPPASSTAAVISRIKIMARMNIAERRLPQDGRIVLRVQGRELDVRVSTVPTGFGESVVMRLLDRQSVVLDFAHLGFDADFEARLLEVLKRPHGIVLATGPTGSGKTTTLYTALAGLNTDEVKIITVEDPVEYQLKGINQIQVKPQIGLDFATALRSILRQDPDILMVGEMRDLETCRIAIQSALTGHRVLSTLHTNHAAGGITRLLDMGVEDYLLASTVNALLAQRLVRRLDPELAIPYQPSSELIERFELDRHAAGAPLQLWRPGSSAANPTGFRGRCAIVELLVMEAPIQRLVMQHAGEQQLEAAARSAGMRTMYEDGIGKALRGLTTLEEVLRVTHMAA
- a CDS encoding pilus assembly FimT family protein gives rise to the protein MSPRPPCGATCKGRDDLRRPASGFSLLEMLCVVLLIGVMATMTAVSVQRGLGGARAQSAAGELAAALRRARLQAVVGGRITDFRLDPARASYRIGDAVPVVLSGDLHLGMRYAREAVEPAATEAGGIRFFPDGSSSGGRVTLRQGRRQWRLDVSWLTGAVAISTATVEP
- a CDS encoding type II secretion system F family protein, with the protein product MSRFSYSALSQQGEALQGWLEAASEAEVVHRLQEQGHIPLAAVIAEPGAGAGLWQRLRRRHELSGAQMLLFTQQLATLLAAGQPLDRALGVLIELRDERGGRRLIERLRVRVRGGEPLSLALDAENGVFSRLYVSLVRAGEAGGSLDDSLQRLAGYLERSQTLRGDIINALIYPAFLLAGVLGSLILLLSWVVPQFVPIFADMQVPIPWITRLILGLGTALRELGWLLPPILIAALFGWRHRMRQPGQRRRWHAWWLGLRGIGPLSLKLETARLSRSLGALLHHGVPLLAGLQVAAGVTANLALAAALQQVIETVRDGGRLGTALAQTGLFPPLAVQMVQVGEEAGQLDRLLLQVADTFDTESRRSIDRLLSALVPTLTLVMTVLVAIIMAAILLPLLSLTSHIQ
- a CDS encoding type IV pilus modification PilV family protein, with product MGHAQRGFSLLEMIAAIMILAVALTALLMLAGRSRQLHQQAAGQIGRIQEARSLLDAAFAAGPARAGISQGTLQEGGHWRLQTTLLADRASAAGIRLYRLDLQLTWRVAGQARHQRFHTLRIARVPALESVP